CGGCCTGAGGATGTACCGTGGTGGGGTAAGATTTAAAATAAGTGACACCGTAGTTAAGCAAAGGTTCAGGACCGATGAGGTTGAGGTTGTATGGTGTTGACCGTACCGTACTACGCCCTGCTCTATGACATAGTGGTCTTTCTTGCCATATTGTACATCTGGGTCTTTTTCCTCAAACGCTGGGACCGGTACGTTGCGGAGCTCAAGCCATTCATACGAAACGCAACGATCTTCCTGGGGTTTGGGGTTGTGGGGGGGCTGATCGACATCATAGAGGACTTCGTGGCGTTTCCCCACGTGGGCGTGTGGTTCTCGCCTTCTTTTACGGGGTGTCCATCATCGGAGTGATATACACGATGGTGCACTACGTCCTGATCTTTGAGAGGTACTACCTACCTCCCAGTGCCCTTGCGGAGTCAGGAGACGACAGAAAGCTCACCGGCTCGTACGTTCTCTTCACCGACGGGGACGGTGCCAGTAAGATCGTGGACATCTTAAGAAGTTCAGGGGGGCCCTCTCTCGTTTTTACCAGATCCCCCGATAGTTACCGGGGTGTTGGAGATAACGTAGTTTCTGTGTGGATAACTCAGGCCACGGATAAAGGCGTCTCCCCAACGAAGCTTCACATACTTCAGGAGAGGGCGATAGATTTCATGAGGAGGAACCCCGGCGGCGTTGTCGTGCTGGATGATATAGATTATCTGCTTATGTACAACGAGTTTCCAGTCCTCTTCAGGTTTCTCGTCGCCGTTAAGGACCATGCGGCAATCAGTGGCTCTGCGTTCGTCGTGGTCGTTGACAGGAAGTCCATCGGGGACAAAGAACACGCACTGCTCTTGAGCGAGTTTAAACCCCTTTAGAACTTCTTCTTTATCCTCATGGTGTACTTAGGATACACCTCGTTTGAAAAACGGATGAACCGGGTTCTTCTGGGGGACAGCTCTACCTTTATCTCTGTTTCCGGTGTCAGGTACGTGTAGAACTGGCCGTCCACTGCAAGGATCACCTCCCTGGTTGCTGAGAGGTTGCGCACATCGATCTTGCTCTCCGCAGGAACCACCATGGGACGCGAGCTGAGGGCTATGGGGGCCAGGGGTGCAAGCACCACAACCTTCAGCCTCGGGTCAACAAAAGGTCCGCCTGCGCTCATCGAGTACCCTGTGGAGCCCGTGGGCGTCGAGATTATAAGACCGTCCGCCCTGACCTCGTTCGCCAGGCCCCCATCAACGTAGTACTTCAGATGAATGATCTTACCGGGAATGCCGGTCAGAACAGCCACTTCGTTGAGGGCATCCGGGACGTCGTTTACCCCGTTAACATAGGTTCGAAGTTTGATGCGTTCATCCATATGGTATTCTCCTTCTATCAGCTTGCTTAACGCGAAAAAGGCTTCATGAGGTTCGACCTCCGTCAGGAAGCCCAGAGTCCCCATGTTTATTCCAAGTATCGGGATGTCCTTTTTTGTCCGGTGCTCCACGCGGAGGATCGTCCCGTCGCCGCCTATCACTATTATGTAATCCACGTCGAAGTCCTCAAGCGGTACAACGTCCCCCCTATCGAACTCGTGAAGGTGACTGTAGGTGTCCCTGTCGACAAAGACCTCGTACCCGCTAACCTTTAGAAAATCGTAGACCCTATAGGCAAGTTTTAATGCAGCGTCCCTATCCCGCCTGGCCACTATGCCAAACTTCATATTCAGTCCCTTCCCTTTTCTCCAGTTAAACTTTTCTTCTCCTTCCTAACGCGCACCCCGAAGTGCGTGGTGAGTACTCCCCCCAGGAAGGTTGGGATCCAGTACGAGATCAGCCTGTCTATAAGCGTGGCCGTCACGGCGAAGTTCTTGTCTATGCCCAGGAGAACGTACGTTCCGGAGTTCATGGCCTCGATCAAGCCGGCGCCCCCCGGGACGATGCTCACTAGGCCGACCACGATGCTCACCATGGTGACGACCATTATCTTGTCTATGCTCGTTGGGTAGTTTATGCTCATGAAGACGAAGTACGTGCGGAGGAGCACCATGCCCCAGAAGGAGAAGGAGCAGAGCAGTGCGAGGAGAAACGCCCCCTTGTTCCTCATCAGAAGCCTGAGCCCCTCCTGAAACTGGGGCACGCTGGTCTCTATGACCGTTATCAGCCTGTCCTCGTATTTCTTGACCGTTCTAGGCATTATCCTGCGGGCTATCCTGAGGAGCCAGTATAGCAGTTTCTTTGTTCTCCTCTCGTTCAGGGCTATTACGAGGCTGATTATCACCAGAAAGGCTAGGAGCCCGTTGAGGATCATTAGAGCGACGGTGAGACTCCTTGAGCCAAGGCGGTAAACGTAGACGGTGGAGAGGAAGAGCATGGTTATCACGGGGATCAGGTCCAGTATCCTGTCCGCGGCAACGGTTGCGAACACCGGGCCGTACGTCCCGTCCGAGCGTTTCGAGATGTAATACATCCTGACTGCCTCCCCCCCGCCCCTGGCGCCGGGAGTGATGTTGTTGAAGAACACACCGATCAGTATGGCGTTTATGGTGTGCCTAAAGGCGGCGTGTATGTCAAGGCTCTCCAGAAGGATGCGCCACCTGAGACCCCACAGGACGACCCCAACAAGGTACATCAGAAACGCCAGGAGGAGGTAGTTCAGCCTCGCCGACATGACGACCTTCAAGACCTCCCGTATGCCGGCCCACCAGATGAGAAGCACTATCACCAGCAGACCGAACACTATGAAGCCCACCTTTCTCCTGTCCATCCTCACACCTTCCGGAGCTTTGCTATGAAGAACCCCTGCGTGAGGTGCCTGTTTGGATAGAACCTCTGCACCCCTTCAAGTCCCATTCCATGCGAGCCTATGAAAAATTCAGGCTCCACAGGTTTTAAACCCTTCTCCATCATGTACTTCACGTTAGCCTCGTTCTCCTCGTAGCTCAGCGTGCAGGTCGAGTAGATGAGAAGGCCACCCCGCCGGAGGGACCTTATGGCAGCGTTGATGAACTGCCTCTGGTAGCGCGCGGTGGCCTCAATGTCCCTCGGCGTCCGGCTCTCCCACAGCTTCGGCCGTATTCCCAAAGCGGTGCACGGTGCGTCGAGCAGTATCTTGTCCGCCTCGATTCCCAGCTTGGGAAGCTTCCGCGAGTCCATGTGGATGGGCCTGACGTTCTTCACACCGAGCCTCTTCAGCTCCTCCTCCATCTTCTTCAGCCTGTTCCTCGACTTGTCAATGGCTATTATCTCCCCCCTGTTCTGCATGAGCTGGGCGATGTGGCTCGTCTTTCCACCGGGGGCTGCAGTCATGTCCACTATCAGGTCCTCCTCGCTCAGCTCCAGGACGTGGGCGACCACCATTGAGGGCAAACTCTGCGCGTAGAATAGGCCCTCTCTAAAGGACTCCAGCTCGCTCAGGCTCGGTAGCCTGAACTTGGGCAAGGTGACCTCTACCGCCAGTCCGCGTGTCGAGACCACCATCTCCTTGGCGCTCATTCTGGCGATGCCTATTCCGATGAGCAGACCTCTGGGGTCTCTTATCTGAACCTCGTCGCCGGGCTTGATTTTCTTGTCCGCCCCCAGAACCCCAGGCGTGTAGAGATTGGCCCCCTGATAGACGCTCTCGCTAGCGAACCTGTTGGCGCGGACGACTGGAAGGCCGGGCTCGTAGTTGTCGGGGAAGTTTGGACCCTCGCGCTCGAAGTAGATGCCTTCCTCCAAGTAGGGACTCCTCTTGGGTTTAAGCCCCTCCCTTCGAAGGATGCCCATCAGCTTAGACCTGCTCGTCTTCAGGGTGTTCACGCGGATGTAGTACTTCTCCACCGGCGTTCTGAGCGAGGCCATTATCTTCTCCGCTTCGCTCCCGAAGAACCTCCTGTAGTACTCCCTCAGCTCCTCCGGAAAGGCTTCCTCCGGTTTCATGGCGACACCTCAAAGGTCGAAGATTTCGAAGCGCTTTCCGATGTCTATCAGTCTCAGAATCCCCTGCTTTAACGTCCCCATGCTCCCGAAGTTTGCCTCGAATTGGAAGAGCTTTTCAGGGCTTCCTTCGATTTTCTCAAGTATCTCGGTCGGGGAAACCCTTCCGTCGCGCCTCCAGTTGTAAATGTCGCTGAGAAAGTCCCGGGCGCCGTATATGAAGCTCCTCGGGAAGAGCTCGATGAACAGACCGACGAAGTTCTCATTTATCCTCTCCTTCGGAACCGCGACGACGAAGTAGTGGCTCTCCGGCGTCGCGCCGACCTCAATCTGGGGCTTTATCTCAAAGGCGGGGTGAGGATACTTCATGAGCCTCCACTCGCCTTCGAGGAAGATGTAGGCTCCGAAGGCCTCCTCAACGTCCTCCACCTTGAAGCCCTCCCCCGGGAGCTCGGCCTTAAGCTCCTCGTTGAGCCTGAATATGCCCCCCCACATCTCGTTGAGGAACTCGTGAATCTCTCTTACGCTCACTCCTCTCACCTTTCCCACCAGAAGAAGGAGGTGGATGGAACTTAAAAACCTTCATCCGTTCAGCAGTTTCCTGAGCGTCCCCAGGAAGTTTGTCTTTACGGTGGTGTTCGTGGTTTCAACGGGTATCCTGTAGTTCCTTCCGAGGAGATTCATGTCCAGGTACACGGTGGCGCTCACCGTGCTTTCCTCACCCGCCTTGACGTGGGCCACCCAGACCTTCGGCAGCATCGACGTGTCTATCATGATGCGCACGTCCACCGTGGCGTAACCGCCCGCCGGAACCACAGCGCCTTTGATGATGCCTCCCTTCCCGACCCTTATCCCGTCCACTTTGATGGTGTAACTTATGTTGTTTACCGGGATAGGCATCCTGTTCGGGTTGTAGAGCCTTACATGGCCTATCAAGACCGCGTAGCTGCCTTCAGTCCCCCCCCAGTCTGTCTTTGTCTCGAGTATTGCGGGGGTCTGCCCGACTTCAAGCCCACCCACGGTGATGGGTCTGCTTTCGGCGGTAAAGTTGAAACCTCCCAGCACATCATCGTTGATGCTCTCGCTCAGGTTATAGTTCAGGGGTATTAACCCCAGGAGCCTGCCCCTCACGTGTAGAACGGCTTTTCCCTTCTCCCCGTTGTTCATGTATGCTATAAACGCCCCAATCAGGTTTTTGTTGTTGATGGCCACCACCGCTGAGGCTCTGTTTCTCACCGCGCTGTACTTGAAGTCCTTTATGGCTGCTACCCCTATGCCGTTCAGGCTTAAGCTCGCGTCCTTTAGGGAGAGCGGCACAAGAAGAGGCTTTCCAAGGTTTCCACTTATCTCCAGCTCCGTGATGTTCTCGTCCACGTGACCCCACTTGACGCTGAACGTTGGGTGGAGCGTCAGAACTGCGTAGGCAACGTAACTGCCCCATATCAGCAGGGCCACGAGTGATATCAGCAGGATCCTTTTAATCGCCCCCATCACATCCACCGTGGGT
This portion of the Thermococcus sp. genome encodes:
- a CDS encoding DUF835 domain-containing protein yields the protein MIYTMVHYVLIFERYYLPPSALAESGDDRKLTGSYVLFTDGDGASKIVDILRSSGGPSLVFTRSPDSYRGVGDNVVSVWITQATDKGVSPTKLHILQERAIDFMRRNPGGVVVLDDIDYLLMYNEFPVLFRFLVAVKDHAAISGSAFVVVVDRKSIGDKEHALLLSEFKPL
- a CDS encoding NAD(+) kinase, which translates into the protein MKFGIVARRDRDAALKLAYRVYDFLKVSGYEVFVDRDTYSHLHEFDRGDVVPLEDFDVDYIIVIGGDGTILRVEHRTKKDIPILGINMGTLGFLTEVEPHEAFFALSKLIEGEYHMDERIKLRTYVNGVNDVPDALNEVAVLTGIPGKIIHLKYYVDGGLANEVRADGLIISTPTGSTGYSMSAGGPFVDPRLKVVVLAPLAPIALSSRPMVVPAESKIDVRNLSATREVILAVDGQFYTYLTPETEIKVELSPRRTRFIRFSNEVYPKYTMRIKKKF
- a CDS encoding flippase-like domain-containing protein, translated to MDRRKVGFIVFGLLVIVLLIWWAGIREVLKVVMSARLNYLLLAFLMYLVGVVLWGLRWRILLESLDIHAAFRHTINAILIGVFFNNITPGARGGGEAVRMYYISKRSDGTYGPVFATVAADRILDLIPVITMLFLSTVYVYRLGSRSLTVALMILNGLLAFLVIISLVIALNERRTKKLLYWLLRIARRIMPRTVKKYEDRLITVIETSVPQFQEGLRLLMRNKGAFLLALLCSFSFWGMVLLRTYFVFMSINYPTSIDKIMVVTMVSIVVGLVSIVPGGAGLIEAMNSGTYVLLGIDKNFAVTATLIDRLISYWIPTFLGGVLTTHFGVRVRKEKKSLTGEKGRD
- a CDS encoding RsmB/NOP family class I SAM-dependent RNA methyltransferase — translated: MKPEEAFPEELREYYRRFFGSEAEKIMASLRTPVEKYYIRVNTLKTSRSKLMGILRREGLKPKRSPYLEEGIYFEREGPNFPDNYEPGLPVVRANRFASESVYQGANLYTPGVLGADKKIKPGDEVQIRDPRGLLIGIGIARMSAKEMVVSTRGLAVEVTLPKFRLPSLSELESFREGLFYAQSLPSMVVAHVLELSEEDLIVDMTAAPGGKTSHIAQLMQNRGEIIAIDKSRNRLKKMEEELKRLGVKNVRPIHMDSRKLPKLGIEADKILLDAPCTALGIRPKLWESRTPRDIEATARYQRQFINAAIRSLRRGGLLIYSTCTLSYEENEANVKYMMEKGLKPVEPEFFIGSHGMGLEGVQRFYPNRHLTQGFFIAKLRKV
- a CDS encoding DUF3201 domain-containing protein — translated: MSVREIHEFLNEMWGGIFRLNEELKAELPGEGFKVEDVEEAFGAYIFLEGEWRLMKYPHPAFEIKPQIEVGATPESHYFVVAVPKERINENFVGLFIELFPRSFIYGARDFLSDIYNWRRDGRVSPTEILEKIEGSPEKLFQFEANFGSMGTLKQGILRLIDIGKRFEIFDL
- a CDS encoding LEA type 2 family protein, encoding MGAIKRILLISLVALLIWGSYVAYAVLTLHPTFSVKWGHVDENITELEISGNLGKPLLVPLSLKDASLSLNGIGVAAIKDFKYSAVRNRASAVVAINNKNLIGAFIAYMNNGEKGKAVLHVRGRLLGLIPLNYNLSESINDDVLGGFNFTAESRPITVGGLEVGQTPAILETKTDWGGTEGSYAVLIGHVRLYNPNRMPIPVNNISYTIKVDGIRVGKGGIIKGAVVPAGGYATVDVRIMIDTSMLPKVWVAHVKAGEESTVSATVYLDMNLLGRNYRIPVETTNTTVKTNFLGTLRKLLNG